A genomic stretch from Pseudomonas alkylphenolica includes:
- the atpA gene encoding F0F1 ATP synthase subunit alpha, giving the protein MQQLNPSEISEIIKGRIENLDVASQARNEGTVVSVSDGIVRIYGLADVMYGEMIEFPGGVYGMALNLEQDSVGAVVLGAYDTLAEGMSAKCTGRILEVPVGKELLGRVVDALGNPIDGKGPLGNTETDAVEKVAPGVIWRKSVDQPVQTGYKSVDAMIPVGRGQRELIIGDRQIGKTAMAIDAIINQKDSGIFCVYVAVGQKRSTVANIVRKLEENGALANTIVVVASASESAALQFLAPYAGCTMGEFFRDRGEDALIVYDDLSKQAVAYRQISLLLRRPPGREAYPGDVFYLHSRLLERASRVSEEYVEKFTNGAVTGKTGSLTALPIIETQAGDVSAFVPTNVISITDGQIFLESAMFNSGIRPAVNAGVSVSRVGGAAQTKIIKKLSGGIRTALAQYRELAAFAQFASDLDEATRKQLEHGQRVTELMKQKQYAPMSIADMALSLYAAERGFLTDVEIAKVGSFEQALISYFNRDHAELMAKINVKGDFNDEIDAGIKAGIEKFKATQTW; this is encoded by the coding sequence ATGCAGCAACTCAATCCTTCCGAAATTAGTGAAATCATCAAGGGCCGCATCGAGAATCTCGATGTAGCCTCTCAAGCTCGCAACGAAGGTACTGTCGTCAGCGTTTCTGACGGCATCGTGCGGATTTACGGTCTGGCCGACGTCATGTACGGCGAAATGATCGAATTTCCAGGCGGCGTCTACGGTATGGCCCTCAACCTGGAGCAAGACTCCGTTGGTGCGGTAGTACTGGGCGCTTACGACACCCTCGCCGAAGGCATGAGCGCCAAGTGCACTGGCCGCATCCTCGAAGTTCCTGTTGGTAAGGAACTGCTGGGTCGCGTTGTCGACGCACTGGGCAACCCAATTGACGGCAAAGGCCCACTGGGCAACACCGAGACCGACGCGGTCGAGAAAGTTGCTCCGGGCGTGATCTGGCGTAAGTCGGTAGACCAGCCTGTACAGACTGGCTACAAATCCGTCGACGCCATGATCCCTGTCGGCCGTGGCCAGCGTGAGCTGATCATCGGTGACCGTCAGATCGGTAAGACCGCCATGGCGATCGACGCCATCATCAACCAGAAAGACTCCGGTATTTTCTGTGTTTATGTTGCTGTCGGCCAAAAGCGTTCCACCGTTGCCAACATCGTTCGCAAGCTGGAAGAAAACGGCGCCCTGGCCAACACCATCGTGGTGGTTGCCAGTGCTTCGGAATCCGCCGCACTGCAATTCCTGGCGCCATACGCCGGTTGCACCATGGGCGAGTTCTTCCGTGACCGCGGTGAAGACGCGCTGATCGTATACGATGACCTGTCCAAGCAGGCCGTTGCCTACCGTCAGATCTCCCTGCTGCTGCGCCGTCCACCAGGACGTGAAGCGTACCCAGGTGACGTGTTCTATCTCCACTCCCGTCTGCTGGAGCGTGCATCGCGCGTTTCCGAAGAGTACGTCGAGAAGTTCACCAACGGTGCTGTAACTGGCAAGACCGGTTCCCTGACCGCACTGCCGATCATCGAAACCCAGGCTGGCGACGTTTCCGCGTTCGTTCCGACCAACGTGATTTCCATCACCGACGGTCAGATCTTCCTGGAATCGGCCATGTTCAACTCGGGCATCCGCCCTGCAGTTAACGCCGGTGTTTCGGTATCCCGTGTGGGTGGTGCCGCTCAGACCAAGATCATCAAGAAGCTCTCCGGTGGTATCCGTACCGCTCTGGCTCAGTACCGTGAACTGGCGGCATTCGCCCAGTTCGCTTCTGACCTGGACGAAGCCACCCGTAAGCAACTCGAGCACGGTCAACGTGTTACCGAGCTGATGAAGCAGAAGCAATACGCTCCAATGTCCATCGCGGACATGGCGCTGTCGCTGTATGCCGCTGAGCGTGGGTTCCTGACCGACGTTGAAATCGCCAAAGTCGGCAGCTTTGAACAAGCGCTGATTTCCTACTTCAACCGTGATCACGCCGAACTGATGGCGAAGATCAACGTGAAGGGTGACTTCAACGACGAAATCGACGCTGGCATCAAAGCCGGTATCGAGAAGTTCAAGGCCACCCAAACCTGGTAA